A single Ochrobactrum sp. BTU1 DNA region contains:
- a CDS encoding type II toxin-antitoxin system HipA family toxin, whose amino-acid sequence MTSKADTTEAFVWMWLPGATEPVVAGRLDQVGERLLFTYGASYRRRKSAIPIYEPELPLQAGVIAPINGLTMASCIRDGSPDAWGRRVIINRLMGKKPDAAGVPELSELTFLLQSGSDRIGALDFQVSATDYFPRLAAQASLDELMEAAALIEKGVPLTPALDQAIHHGTSIGGARPKALIDDGTKKFIAKFSAANDTYSVVKAEFIAMKLAAACGINAAPVSMACAAHKDVLLIERFDRTHTKDGWTRHDMVSALTMLGLDEMMARYASYEDLAELIRHRFTDPKDTLKELYGRICFNVLCGNTDDHARNHAAFWNGKMLTLTPAYDICPQSRAGNEATQAMLIKGEGRASTIATLLAAAPDYHLKEAEAAVLIEHQITTIAEYWQEVCDEADLSHVDRQLFAGRQFLNLYALEGLDNHKALQDNFRAGQATLIASGGA is encoded by the coding sequence ATGACTTCTAAGGCAGACACTACCGAAGCTTTTGTGTGGATGTGGTTACCGGGGGCAACGGAACCGGTGGTGGCCGGCCGCCTCGACCAGGTTGGCGAGCGCCTGCTTTTTACCTACGGCGCGAGCTATCGCCGCCGGAAGAGTGCCATTCCCATCTACGAACCTGAACTTCCACTCCAAGCAGGTGTCATTGCGCCCATCAACGGCCTGACGATGGCAAGTTGCATCCGCGACGGCTCGCCTGATGCCTGGGGCCGCCGTGTCATCATCAACAGGCTGATGGGCAAAAAGCCGGACGCCGCCGGCGTGCCGGAGCTCAGCGAGCTGACCTTTCTGCTCCAGTCCGGCTCTGACCGCATCGGTGCCCTCGATTTCCAGGTATCTGCCACAGATTATTTCCCCCGCCTTGCCGCACAAGCATCGCTTGATGAGCTCATGGAAGCTGCCGCCCTCATCGAAAAAGGCGTCCCCCTGACCCCTGCACTCGACCAGGCCATCCATCATGGCACGTCGATTGGCGGTGCACGTCCCAAGGCGCTTATCGACGATGGCACAAAGAAGTTCATCGCCAAATTCTCAGCGGCCAACGACACCTATAGCGTCGTGAAGGCCGAGTTCATCGCGATGAAGCTAGCAGCAGCCTGCGGAATCAACGCCGCTCCCGTGTCGATGGCCTGCGCCGCCCATAAGGATGTGTTGCTTATTGAACGCTTCGACCGTACACACACAAAGGATGGCTGGACGCGGCACGACATGGTCTCAGCTCTGACCATGCTGGGTCTTGATGAAATGATGGCCCGCTATGCCTCATACGAAGACCTCGCCGAACTCATTCGCCATCGCTTCACCGACCCTAAGGACACGCTCAAGGAACTCTACGGGCGGATTTGCTTCAACGTGCTGTGCGGCAATACCGACGACCACGCTCGCAATCATGCGGCTTTCTGGAATGGGAAGATGCTGACGCTCACGCCGGCTTATGACATCTGCCCGCAAAGCCGCGCGGGCAACGAAGCCACACAGGCTATGCTGATCAAGGGCGAGGGCCGTGCCAGCACGATCGCCACCTTGCTCGCTGCTGCGCCTGACTATCACCTGAAAGAGGCGGAAGCCGCCGTGCTGATCGAACATCAGATCACGACCATCGCCGAATACTGGCAAGAAGTTTGCGACGAAGCAGACCTCAGCCACGTCGATCGCCAGCTGTTCGCCGGACGCCAGTTCCTTAACCTTTATGCCCTCGAAGGGCTCGATAACCACAAGGCGCTCCAGGATAACTTCCGCGCCGGACAGGCAACGCTCATAGCCAGCGGAGGCGCGTGA
- a CDS encoding purine/pyrimidine permease, with protein sequence MESPQAYEGALVAGPDDKIPPAKAAFLGLQHVLAMDVYIVPFIIASVLAFNVPDSAAFIQSGFLAAGIATLIQSQWIMRLPIVQGPSYVPIGAVLAIAFGAGGGIAGLSTVIGALIPGAIVIALLGLTGVFHKIVGRLVPPLVGGTIIIVVGIALMPVALRESVFAVHGTGTLTQNIALAATSAVLLVASIVIGISMGTSGNWLRVSSVVIALVGGCIAASLMGRFSLQPVIDAAWFSVPRIAFINFDVSFSMSAILTMIVVYLVVLAETTGTWFAISAVTDKPLTKEQLDRGAMGEGLGCLTSALLCSTPVTGYSSNAGIIAVTGIASRVAFAAAGVFLVLFGLIGKLAAVIAVIPAPVIGGVFGVVCAVIAINGFRVVRHCAMTERNMLVVGLPILMALFATLVPKEFVDSLPDLVRYFLGSSIAFGAIFAIILNMILPQEKSLKL encoded by the coding sequence ATGGAATCACCGCAAGCATATGAGGGTGCGCTCGTCGCCGGACCTGATGATAAAATTCCTCCAGCAAAAGCCGCATTTCTTGGGCTTCAGCATGTCCTCGCGATGGACGTCTACATCGTGCCGTTTATCATTGCTTCGGTACTGGCGTTTAACGTCCCTGATTCAGCGGCGTTTATCCAATCGGGCTTTCTGGCGGCGGGCATCGCAACGCTTATCCAATCGCAATGGATCATGCGCCTTCCCATCGTTCAGGGTCCGTCTTACGTACCGATCGGTGCAGTCCTCGCTATTGCATTTGGTGCAGGTGGAGGAATTGCAGGTCTTTCAACTGTCATCGGCGCTTTGATCCCCGGCGCCATTGTTATTGCCTTGTTGGGATTAACAGGCGTCTTCCATAAGATTGTTGGCCGGCTCGTGCCACCGTTGGTTGGCGGAACGATCATCATCGTGGTGGGTATCGCGCTAATGCCAGTTGCGTTGCGCGAGAGCGTGTTCGCTGTTCACGGCACCGGAACTCTCACCCAGAACATCGCGCTCGCCGCAACATCAGCTGTGCTGCTTGTCGCAAGCATTGTTATCGGAATAAGCATGGGCACAAGCGGTAATTGGCTACGTGTTTCGTCTGTGGTCATTGCACTCGTCGGCGGATGTATCGCCGCCTCATTGATGGGGCGTTTCAGCTTACAGCCTGTGATTGACGCAGCATGGTTCAGCGTGCCCCGCATCGCATTCATTAATTTCGATGTAAGCTTTTCTATGTCAGCGATACTTACGATGATCGTGGTCTATCTCGTAGTACTGGCAGAAACCACTGGAACGTGGTTTGCAATTAGTGCAGTGACCGACAAGCCGTTGACTAAAGAACAACTCGACCGCGGTGCAATGGGTGAAGGGCTCGGCTGCCTGACGAGCGCATTACTCTGCAGCACACCTGTGACAGGATATTCGTCAAATGCCGGTATCATTGCAGTAACAGGGATCGCTAGCCGGGTGGCATTCGCTGCTGCAGGCGTCTTCCTTGTGCTGTTTGGTTTGATCGGTAAACTGGCTGCGGTGATCGCAGTCATCCCAGCGCCGGTGATCGGTGGTGTTTTCGGCGTCGTGTGCGCAGTAATTGCGATCAATGGGTTTCGAGTCGTGCGTCATTGCGCAATGACAGAGCGCAACATGTTGGTCGTTGGATTGCCAATCCTCATGGCACTTTTTGCAACCTTGGTGCCGAAAGAATTTGTAGACAGCCTACCTGATCTCGTTCGTTATTTTCTCGGCTCATCGATTGCATTCGGTGCTATTTTCGCAATCATTCTAAACATGATACTGCCGCAGGAAAAATCGCTAAAGCTTTGA
- a CDS encoding helix-turn-helix domain-containing protein, producing MIGKLIRVGRAERGLTAQELADRAGISRTTLSSIEKGAPGPEIGLVFEVASLVGVRLFDYDERTLQIHNARLDEKLTLLPKSVRHAVKEVDDDF from the coding sequence ATGATCGGCAAGCTGATCCGCGTCGGCCGTGCCGAGCGAGGCCTGACCGCACAGGAACTGGCGGACCGCGCCGGCATCAGCCGCACCACCCTCTCTAGTATCGAAAAAGGCGCACCGGGTCCTGAGATAGGCCTCGTCTTTGAGGTTGCCTCACTCGTCGGTGTGCGTCTGTTCGACTATGACGAGCGCACGCTCCAGATTCACAATGCCCGACTCGATGAAAAACTGACACTGCTGCCGAAGAGCGTACGCCATGCCGTGAAGGAGGTCGATGATGACTTCTAA